A window of Corticium candelabrum chromosome 3, ooCorCand1.1, whole genome shotgun sequence contains these coding sequences:
- the LOC134177408 gene encoding uncharacterized protein LOC134177408 isoform X1 produces the protein MTASDFCCYINTDLLPNTSHSPGFSPTISVKTACRFLCDLGFQRVDSSKKGVYIDGHERQDVVEERTRYLDRVHAIESNHLPPPSPSDVLQEHESGHMKDQSATKWLVTIFHDESTFQSNEDQRYMWCQPDQTAIKPKSRGSEKLGIMFEHTEKARGLEMKWRML, from the exons ATGACCGCCTCTGACTTCTGCTGCTACATTAACACCGACCTTCTACCCAACACCTCCCATAGTCCAGGTTTTTCGCCGACAATTAGTGTGAAAACAGCATGCAGGTTTTTGTGTGACCTAGGTTTTCAGCGAGTGGATTCGAGCAAGAAGGGCGTGTACATTGACGGTCACGAAAGGCAAGATGTGGTAGAAGAACGTACTAGATATTTAGACCGTGTGCATGCAATAGAATCTAACCATCTTCCTCCTCCCAGTCCATCTGATGTTTTGCAGGAACACGAGTCCGGTCATATGAAGGACCAATCAGCCACTAAATGGTTAGTTACGATCTTTCATGATGAATCAACTTTTCAGTCTAACGAGGACCAGCGTTACATGTGGTGCCAGCCAGACCAGACTGCAATCAAGCCAAAATCAAGGGGTTCAG AAAAGCTAGGGATTATGTTCGAGCATACAGAGAAGGCAAGAGGACTGGAAATGAAGTGGAGGATGCTGTGA
- the LOC134177652 gene encoding uncharacterized protein LOC134177652, with protein sequence MCVLDRKITLYKKNITVYQLAGSLLYFTPNFSDVSLNEAPSKKYTWIASIYGNDYIYKWQKAGGRPDKRVFYVRYKTLHTTWISEAHDGARVKYEARIKKSKKFLSATATLHIGVPPQISRQSNSLLGFPESFVEACFNVTGSPEPSLTISKRDGADVSIASILKNCVRFGPLKVTDTGNITVNVNNCYGNSNVNIYLYVSQPKISTPEKFETSTMTIGATNQSAGNKADDKTSSKISIWSYVVIAIFSIAALTVFVTLLVFCIRRAKFLREKRQESSYDPPLQSQPSVYETEVNMTTATFSKCATTLGEYDEPVVCNISAEEVSCATTPERQAVKFSLRSDTANKIAADETTGGGYDVPCFLGVDSTRHFSKSQVAANANNMPTEEYDHLDHNDENRAVTTAIPRSSSLTYATVNKYYKNVSQNLCANTVV encoded by the exons CCAATTTTTCCGATGTCAGCCTCAATGAAGCACCTTCTAAGAAGTACACTTGGATTGCCAGCATCTATGGAAATGACTATATTTACAAGTGGCAAAAAGCCGGCGGAAGACCAGATAAGAGAGTCTTTTATGTTCGTTACAAAACACTTCACACAACATGGATAAGCGAAGCGCACGATGGTGCTCGAGTCAAATATGAAGCTCGTATAAAAAAGTCTAAGAAATTTCTTTCAGCGACAGCAACTCTACATATTGGTG TTCCTCCACAAATTTCGAGACAATCAAACAGTTTACTAGGTTTCCCAGAGTCTTTTGTTGAAGCTTGTTTTAATGTCACCGGAAGTCCTGAGCCTTCACTAACAATCAGCAAAAGAGACGGAGCAGACGTTTCTATAGCTTCTATACTGAAGAACTGCGTTCGCTTCGGCCCTCTGAAAGTCACTGATACGGGAAACATCACTGTAAATGTAAACAACTGTTACGGAAATTCAAACGTAAATATTTATCTTTACGTTTCTCAAC CTAAAATCTCTACTCCTGAAAAATTTGAAACAAGTACTATGACAATAGGAGCAACAAACCAAAGTGCTGGAAATAAAGCAGATGACAAAACTTCATCAA AAATTTCAATTTGGAGTTATGTAGTTATTGCTATTTTTAGCATCGCAGCTCTAACTGTATTTGTTACTCTGCTTGTCTTTTGTATTAGAA GAGCTAAGTTTCTAAGAGAGAAACGCCAAGAGTCAAG TTATGATCCACCCTTACAATCACAGCCATCAGTGTATGAGACAGAAGTGAATATGACGACAGCAACATTTAGCAAATGCGCAACTACG CTTGGAGAGTATGACGAGCCAGTTGTATGCAATATTTCGGCTGAAGAAGTATCGTGTGCAACCACACCAGAAAGACAAGCAGTCAAGTTTTCTTTGAGGTCTGACACCGCGAATAAAATTGCAGCTGACGAGACAACTGGAGGAGGTTATGACGTACCATGTTTTCTGGGTGTGGATTCAACTAGACATTTTTCTAAGTCGCAAGTTGCTGCTAACGCAAATAACATGCCG ACTGAGGAATATGATCACCTTGACCATAATGATGAAAATAGAGCAGTGACTACAGCAATTCCTCGTTCTTCTTCCCTCACATATGCTACTGTCAACAAATACTATAAAAATGTTAGTCAAAATTTATGCGCTAACACCGTTGTTTAG
- the LOC134177408 gene encoding uncharacterized protein LOC134177408 isoform X2, with the protein MTASDFCCYINTDLLPNTSHSPGFSPTISVKTACRFLCDLGFQRVDSSKKGVYIDGHERQDVVEERTRYLDRVHAIESNHLPPPSPSDVLQEHESGHMKDQSATKWLVTIFHDESTFQSNEDQRYMWCQPDQTAIKPKSRGSGRMKS; encoded by the exons ATGACCGCCTCTGACTTCTGCTGCTACATTAACACCGACCTTCTACCCAACACCTCCCATAGTCCAGGTTTTTCGCCGACAATTAGTGTGAAAACAGCATGCAGGTTTTTGTGTGACCTAGGTTTTCAGCGAGTGGATTCGAGCAAGAAGGGCGTGTACATTGACGGTCACGAAAGGCAAGATGTGGTAGAAGAACGTACTAGATATTTAGACCGTGTGCATGCAATAGAATCTAACCATCTTCCTCCTCCCAGTCCATCTGATGTTTTGCAGGAACACGAGTCCGGTCATATGAAGGACCAATCAGCCACTAAATGGTTAGTTACGATCTTTCATGATGAATCAACTTTTCAGTCTAACGAGGACCAGCGTTACATGTGGTGCCAGCCAGACCAGACTGCAATCAAGCCAAAATCAAGGGGTTCAGGTAGGATG AAAAGCTAG
- the LOC134177408 gene encoding uncharacterized protein LOC134177408 isoform X3, whose amino-acid sequence MTASDFCCYINTDLLPNTSHSFQRVDSSKKGVYIDGHERQDVVEERTRYLDRVHAIESNHLPPPSPSDVLQEHESGHMKDQSATKWLVTIFHDESTFQSNEDQRYMWCQPDQTAIKPKSRGSEKLGIMFEHTEKARGLEMKWRML is encoded by the exons ATGACCGCCTCTGACTTCTGCTGCTACATTAACACCGACCTTCTACCCAACACCTCCCATA GTTTTCAGCGAGTGGATTCGAGCAAGAAGGGCGTGTACATTGACGGTCACGAAAGGCAAGATGTGGTAGAAGAACGTACTAGATATTTAGACCGTGTGCATGCAATAGAATCTAACCATCTTCCTCCTCCCAGTCCATCTGATGTTTTGCAGGAACACGAGTCCGGTCATATGAAGGACCAATCAGCCACTAAATGGTTAGTTACGATCTTTCATGATGAATCAACTTTTCAGTCTAACGAGGACCAGCGTTACATGTGGTGCCAGCCAGACCAGACTGCAATCAAGCCAAAATCAAGGGGTTCAG AAAAGCTAGGGATTATGTTCGAGCATACAGAGAAGGCAAGAGGACTGGAAATGAAGTGGAGGATGCTGTGA